The following coding sequences lie in one Sinorhizobium fredii USDA 257 genomic window:
- a CDS encoding TIM barrel protein gives MTTLPFALNHMAAPGLPLDAFFALAKSLGISAVEIRNDLSGNAILDGTKPEEVKALAEKHGLTIISINALQRFNEWNEARQAEARELISYARDCGAKALVLVPVNDGSGQKDGERQANLRIALKALKPLLEAAGLIGLVEPLGFEICSLRSKSEAAEAIRDIGGATFRLVHDTFHHHLADEDAFFPDLTGLVHISGVSDEGVAVSEMRDRHRVLVDVADRLDNAGQIRRLRAEGYQGPFSFEPFAPSVHALNDPAKALLASMDYLQSRT, from the coding sequence ATGACAACCCTTCCCTTCGCCCTCAACCACATGGCCGCGCCGGGCCTTCCGCTTGATGCCTTCTTTGCGCTGGCGAAGTCGCTCGGAATCTCGGCGGTGGAGATCCGCAACGACCTCTCCGGTAATGCCATCCTCGACGGAACGAAGCCTGAGGAGGTGAAGGCGCTTGCCGAAAAACACGGGCTGACGATCATCTCGATCAACGCTCTGCAGCGCTTCAACGAATGGAACGAGGCACGCCAGGCGGAAGCGCGCGAGCTCATCTCCTATGCGCGCGATTGCGGCGCCAAGGCGCTGGTACTGGTGCCGGTCAATGACGGCAGCGGTCAGAAGGACGGCGAGCGCCAGGCGAATCTGCGCATCGCCTTAAAAGCACTCAAGCCGCTGCTCGAAGCGGCCGGCCTCATCGGTCTTGTTGAGCCGCTCGGCTTTGAAATCTGCTCGCTGCGCTCGAAGAGCGAAGCCGCCGAGGCAATTCGGGACATCGGCGGAGCGACCTTCCGTCTGGTGCACGACACCTTCCACCATCATCTCGCGGACGAGGACGCATTTTTCCCGGACCTGACCGGTCTCGTGCATATTTCCGGCGTCAGCGACGAGGGTGTTGCCGTCTCCGAGATGCGCGATCGGCACCGGGTTCTGGTCGATGTCGCGGACCGGCTGGACAATGCGGGCCAGATACGTCGCCTGCGCGCGGAAGGTTATCAAGGACCCTTCTCGTTCGAGCCTTTCGCGCCTTCCGTGCACGCCCTGAACGATCCGGCCAAGGCCCTTCTCGCGAGCATGGACTACCTGCAGTCCCGCACATGA